CCGTGGACAGGCCCATGATCCGGCCCACCGCGTCGGAGGAGGTGACGGTGACGTCGGCGCCGCTCTGCCGCAGCAGCCGGATGTTCTCCGCCTCCCGTACCGACACCACCACCGTGGCGCTGGGGTTGAGCTGGCGGGCGGTGAGCGTGACCAGGACCGCCGTGTCGTCGCGGTGGGCGGTGACGATGACGCGGGAGGCGACGGAGACCTCGGCGCGCCGGAGCACGTCGGCCCGGGTGGCGTCACCGACCACCCCGCTCAGGCCGGCGGCGTTCGCCTCGGCCACCGCCCCTGCCGACGCGTCGACGACGACGATCCGGTCGGCGGGAATTCCGCCGTTGACGAGGGTGTCGATCGCGCTGCGGCCCTTGGTGCCGTACCCGACGACGACGGTGTGATCGCGCAACCTGGTCCTCCATCGCGAAATGCGCCACTGCTCCCGGCTCCGCGTGGCCAGGACCTCGAGGGTCGTGCCGACCAACACGATAAGGAACGCGATCCGCAGCGGCGTGACGAGCAGGACGTTCGTGAGCCGGGCCTGCGAGGTGATCGGGGTGATGTCGCCATATCCGGTGGTGGTGAGGCTGACGGTCGCGTAGTACAACGCGTCGAGCACGCTGAGTGACCCACCCGCGGTGTCCCGGTAGCCGTCCCGGTCGACGTAGACCACCAGCAC
This Actinopolymorpha cephalotaxi DNA region includes the following protein-coding sequences:
- a CDS encoding potassium channel family protein, with the protein product MSLPQRPNRAAPHLFGEVRLPESYVPPLRQIAIRAAAALGLLALVVLVVYVDRDGYRDTAGGSLSVLDALYYATVSLTTTGYGDITPITSQARLTNVLLVTPLRIAFLIVLVGTTLEVLATRSREQWRISRWRTRLRDHTVVVGYGTKGRSAIDTLVNGGIPADRIVVVDASAGAVAEANAAGLSGVVGDATRADVLRRAEVSVASRVIVTAHRDDTAVLVTLTARQLNPSATVVVSVREAENIRLLRQSGADVTVTSSDAVGRIMGLSTVSPALGTVLEDLLSYGEGMEVAERPVLPREEGRSPRNLDDVAVAVVRGGEVYRYFDPTVSQLLRGDRVIVVRPAEELPWAPRPGGEHEAHDESGDAEEVGPIRPAGSDVPGGPNGPGGSGARGSAARGGKDSDGQAG